In Planctomycetota bacterium, the genomic window ATGATGCCCAGCATGGTCAGGATAGAGCGGACTTTGTTCCTTATCAGCGCCCGCAGGGCGACTTTTAATGTAAGAAATAAGCTCATATTGTTAATTTGGGACGATTTGCCCGTCCCTTATATGTATCAGCCTTTTAGCGTATTTGGCAATATCGTGTTCGTGGGTAATAAGAATTATCGTGATGCCTTCCTTGTTAAACTGGTTAAAGACATCCATTATTTCTTCGCTTGATTTGGTATCGAGGTTTCCTGTCGGCTCGTCAGCCAGGATAATCGGCGGTTGGTTAATCAAGGCGCGGGCGATTGCCACCCTTTGCTGCTGCCCCCCGGAAAGCTGGCTGGGGTGATGGTATATTCTATCGCTGAGGCCTAAGCGCTTCAGCATATTTATGGCTTTCTCTTTTTTCTGTCGCCCGGAAAGGGCGTCACCATTTTCTCCCAGGCTGTAAAACAAAGGCAATTCCACATTTTCCAGGGCGGTGGTGCGCGGCAGGAGATTAAAGCTCTGGAAGACAAAGCCGATTTTCTTATTACGTATTTGAGCCAGGGCGTTGCGGTTTAAGCCGGTCACTTCTTTATCTTCCAGTAAATACTGCCCGTCGGTGGGCTGGTCCAGGAATCCGATAATATTCATAAGTGTGGTTTTCCCTGAACCGGAAGCGCCCATGACAGCGACGAATTCACCTTTATCAATATTAAGCGAAACGCCCCTTAAAGCGGGGATTTCTATCTCGCCAACCTTGTAAGTTTTAGTTATACGGTTAAGAGTAATAAGCATAATTTAACGCCTGCGCCCCGGACTGGGCATAAAAGGGTTGGTTTTTGTCGTTGTTTCCGTCGTGTCTGTAATTCCGGTGACGATTTCCATCCCGTCAGAGACCTCCCCTTTTATTATTTCCGTGAAAGAGCCGTCTGAAATACCGGTTATTATGGGGATGGATTTTAGGAGCTTTTTGTCTGTCAGGACCCAGAGCTTGCTTTTTTGCATTCCTGTTTTTGACATGGAACTTCTTCTGCCAGGGCCGTGGTCGCTTGAGAAGCCCGGCCTTTCGCGCCTCATGGAAGATCTTGTCCTTGAAGAATCCGTTCCAGATATGCTTGAAGGTCCCCGTTCTCCCGGAAGGGCCGGAAATTCAGCTTCAGCGGTTTTGGAGATTGAATCCGTTTCCGCAACAAGGCTTTCATCCGGAATAAAGCGCAGGGCGGAGTTGGGGACTTTGAATACATCCATGCGGCGTTCTACTTCAATGGTGAGGTTGGCGGTCATGCCAGGAAATAATTTTTCATCCGGGTTTTCGGCGCTGATAATAACCGTATAGGTTACCACGTTGGAAACCGATGTGGCGGAAAGCCTTACCTGGGTTACCACACCGAAAAACTCTATGTCCGGGTAAGCGTCTACGGTGAATTTTACCGGCTGCCTTTCTTTTATTTGCCCGATATCGGATTCGGGAATGTTTGCCTGTATTTGTATTTGTTTTAAATCCGTGGCGATAATGAAAATCATCTGGGCAGACGTGCTACCTACCACCATTTGTCCTTCATCCACATTGCGTGATATGACTATCCCGTCCACCGGGGATTTTATCGTTGTATATG contains:
- a CDS encoding efflux RND transporter periplasmic adaptor subunit, producing the protein MKKLKLLIIIVVIAFLSWAGLKLFRKDAGSTSFRTATVEKGNVIQTVGATGEVKPLKQVQVGTQVTGPILKLYADYNSKVTEGQIVAQIDPAVYETKVAQSKANLIRSEADVERVRASLLQAQNELTRSKKLAERDLISTSELDAAIANYDSISAQLKVSLASVDQSRSALQSSEVDLAYTTIKSPVDGIVISRNVDEGQMVVGSTSAQMIFIIATDLKQIQIQANIPESDIGQIKERQPVKFTVDAYPDIEFFGVVTQVRLSATSVSNVVTYTVIISAENPDEKLFPGMTANLTIEVERRMDVFKVPNSALRFIPDESLVAETDSISKTAEAEFPALPGERGPSSISGTDSSRTRSSMRRERPGFSSDHGPGRRSSMSKTGMQKSKLWVLTDKKLLKSIPIITGISDGSFTEIIKGEVSDGMEIVTGITDTTETTTKTNPFMPSPGRRR
- a CDS encoding ABC transporter ATP-binding protein, whose translation is MLITLNRITKTYKVGEIEIPALRGVSLNIDKGEFVAVMGASGSGKTTLMNIIGFLDQPTDGQYLLEDKEVTGLNRNALAQIRNKKIGFVFQSFNLLPRTTALENVELPLFYSLGENGDALSGRQKKEKAINMLKRLGLSDRIYHHPSQLSGGQQQRVAIARALINQPPIILADEPTGNLDTKSSEEIMDVFNQFNKEGITIILITHEHDIAKYAKRLIHIRDGQIVPN